In one window of Desulforegula conservatrix Mb1Pa DNA:
- a CDS encoding TIGR03032 family protein translates to MSQKLNDWNDKDLARSGFDANGQPDQALRQAAGKPMLTPSPGLAEWLFSTGGSLAFSTYQTGRLFFLGSNNDGSLYVQERVVGTAMGLAADNDKLWVGNREQIWRFSNTGPDQINGQQYDAIYMPRKGYMIGNSNTHDVLADVTFQGKKYDFLYANTQFSCVSAPDEHYTFAPVWVPDFISVLAPEDRCHLNGICAQEGELAYCTICGKFDSRLGWKGVKSHGGFVVDMRTGETVCSGLSMPHSPRWHDGRLWLINSGEAQLGYVDFATRSFVPVFQCQGFARGIAFVNGHAIVALSRLRPDKNGLVGQINLAERLESQGYYQHCGLLVFDLSAKKLVQWLTIEGQVTELYDVIFLPGIRKPYTPGFREPEQHQWRMHLPSGPWKTAPKPPPDFSGWQPQKS, encoded by the coding sequence ATGTCCCAAAAACTAAACGACTGGAACGATAAAGATCTTGCACGTAGCGGTTTTGACGCAAACGGCCAGCCAGATCAAGCATTGCGCCAGGCCGCAGGCAAGCCGATGCTCACACCCTCTCCGGGTCTTGCAGAATGGCTGTTTTCAACTGGCGGGTCGCTGGCCTTTTCCACATATCAGACCGGACGCCTTTTTTTTCTAGGCAGTAACAATGATGGCAGTCTCTACGTACAGGAGCGTGTCGTGGGCACGGCCATGGGACTGGCCGCAGATAACGACAAGCTGTGGGTGGGCAACCGCGAGCAGATATGGCGGTTTTCCAATACCGGCCCTGACCAGATAAACGGCCAGCAGTACGACGCCATCTATATGCCCCGCAAGGGATATATGATAGGCAACAGCAACACCCATGACGTTTTGGCAGATGTCACCTTTCAAGGTAAAAAATATGATTTTTTATACGCCAACACCCAGTTCAGCTGCGTTTCTGCTCCAGACGAGCATTACACCTTCGCTCCGGTCTGGGTTCCCGACTTCATCAGCGTGCTGGCACCCGAAGATCGCTGCCATTTGAACGGCATCTGCGCCCAGGAGGGAGAGCTTGCCTACTGCACCATATGCGGCAAATTCGACTCCAGACTTGGCTGGAAGGGCGTCAAGTCGCATGGCGGGTTCGTGGTGGACATGCGCACCGGAGAAACTGTCTGTTCTGGGCTTTCCATGCCCCATTCTCCGCGCTGGCATGATGGCCGCCTGTGGTTGATCAATTCCGGCGAGGCCCAGCTTGGCTACGTTGATTTTGCAACCAGAAGCTTCGTGCCAGTATTCCAATGCCAAGGATTTGCCCGTGGGATAGCTTTTGTCAACGGTCATGCAATTGTTGCCCTTTCGAGGCTTCGGCCTGACAAAAACGGCCTTGTCGGCCAGATTAATTTAGCAGAACGCCTTGAATCACAAGGCTATTATCAGCATTGTGGGCTGCTTGTTTTTGACCTGAGCGCCAAAAAGCTAGTCCAATGGCTGACCATTGAAGGCCAGGTAACAGAACTCTATGATGTAATCTTCCTGCCAGGCATCAGAAAGCCCTATACACCGGGGTTTCGCGAGCCTGAACAGCATCAGT
- the cysC gene encoding adenylyl-sulfate kinase, which translates to MELYQSDNVKWHRSLVSQSMRNIKNGHLSPVIWFTGLSGSGKSTLAHSVEKALFDMGCQAYVLDGDNVRHGLCGDLGFSATDRTENLRRIAEVAKLMTDAGIIILAAFISPSGSDREKVKKMFGNGGFLEVYCRCDPDICESRDVKGVYKKAKNGEIDNFTGVSSPYDVPLTPDLVLDTANDPLNECVEKVLVMIREYCF; encoded by the coding sequence ATGGAATTATATCAGTCTGATAATGTTAAATGGCACAGATCCCTTGTTTCCCAAAGCATGAGAAATATTAAAAACGGTCATTTAAGCCCAGTAATATGGTTTACCGGGCTTTCAGGATCAGGGAAATCGACCCTTGCCCATAGCGTGGAAAAAGCTCTTTTTGATATGGGTTGTCAGGCTTATGTCCTGGACGGAGACAACGTGCGTCACGGCTTATGCGGAGATCTGGGCTTCTCAGCCACGGATCGCACCGAAAATTTGCGGCGTATTGCAGAGGTCGCAAAGCTGATGACAGATGCAGGAATAATTATCCTCGCAGCCTTCATATCACCTTCCGGCTCTGACAGGGAAAAGGTGAAAAAAATGTTCGGAAATGGGGGGTTTCTGGAAGTCTATTGCAGATGCGATCCGGATATTTGCGAATCAAGGGATGTAAAAGGGGTGTACAAAAAGGCAAAAAACGGAGAAATAGACAATTTCACGGGCGTTTCATCGCCCTATGATGTTCCACTTACCCCTGATCTTGTCCTTGATACAGCAAACGATCCCCTTAATGAGTGCGTTGAAAAAGTGCTTGTCATGATTAGGGAATACTGCTTTTGA